The Amblyomma americanum isolate KBUSLIRL-KWMA chromosome 5, ASM5285725v1, whole genome shotgun sequence genome window below encodes:
- the LOC144132515 gene encoding uncharacterized protein LOC144132515 isoform X11 yields MRPHMNLWGAERMMTAACSATFLVSLDTLFHPVQKSSACSRAVWQMQSHWHRGDRTHATLRYPSELVPAVAPAVKCPETSIWNPACYLVRSIQTLVQSLSVHCGKPPS; encoded by the exons ATGCGCCCTCAC ATGAACTTGTGGGGAGCTGAAAGAATGATGACTGCAGCATGCAGTGCGACTTTCCTTGTGTCGTTGGATACTCTTTTTCAT CCTGTGCAGAAGTCCTCAGCGTGTTCCAGAGCGGTGTGGCAGATGCAGTCACACTGGCATAGAGGTGACCGCACTCATGCCACCTTGAGGTACCCGTCAGAACTTGTACCTGCTGTTGCTCCTGCTGTGAAGTGCCCAGAGACGTCAATCTGGAATCCTGCCTGTTATTTG GTGAGAAGCATACAGACTTTGGTGCAAAGCCTATCAGTACACTGTGGAAAGCCTCCAAGCTGA
- the LOC144132515 gene encoding uncharacterized protein LOC144132515 isoform X14 produces MRPHMNLWGAERMMTAACSATFLVSLDTLFHPVQKSSACSRAVWQMQSHWHRGDRTHATLRYPSELVPAVAPAVKCPETSIWNPACYLETC; encoded by the exons ATGCGCCCTCAC ATGAACTTGTGGGGAGCTGAAAGAATGATGACTGCAGCATGCAGTGCGACTTTCCTTGTGTCGTTGGATACTCTTTTTCAT CCTGTGCAGAAGTCCTCAGCGTGTTCCAGAGCGGTGTGGCAGATGCAGTCACACTGGCATAGAGGTGACCGCACTCATGCCACCTTGAGGTACCCGTCAGAACTTGTACCTGCTGTTGCTCCTGCTGTGAAGTGCCCAGAGACGTCAATCTGGAATCCTGCCTGTTATTTG
- the LOC144132515 gene encoding uncharacterized protein LOC144132515 isoform X13 — MRPHMNLWGAERMMTAACSATFLVSLDTLFHPVQKSSACSRAVWQMQSHWHRGDRTHATLRYPSELVPAVAPAVKCPETSIWNPACYLVRTEAGAG, encoded by the exons ATGCGCCCTCAC ATGAACTTGTGGGGAGCTGAAAGAATGATGACTGCAGCATGCAGTGCGACTTTCCTTGTGTCGTTGGATACTCTTTTTCAT CCTGTGCAGAAGTCCTCAGCGTGTTCCAGAGCGGTGTGGCAGATGCAGTCACACTGGCATAGAGGTGACCGCACTCATGCCACCTTGAGGTACCCGTCAGAACTTGTACCTGCTGTTGCTCCTGCTGTGAAGTGCCCAGAGACGTCAATCTGGAATCCTGCCTGTTATTTG